In the genome of Thunnus maccoyii chromosome 15, fThuMac1.1, whole genome shotgun sequence, one region contains:
- the LOC121912868 gene encoding histone-lysine N-methyltransferase SETDB1-A-like isoform X2, translating into MEEDEMEMTKEELQNWIRERVRKMVLIPPDVLEKCNLLLSLLERREKQAAKLLKLCKSVTACEAIVKKQYSLLGWEYRDTDSDDDDDNINGCGSIPSSPCESVHSETQVPSPPATNGPTPLPPKREESADLNGDNGKKSSVSLKRELVVVLTRLPKSKIADFLPTPQNQYSEHESLSDSDSDVEWKPEDDSDDLDHCFLRANKRRKTDQNKEKPAKSNTTKTSALQNNVNTDTKSNETIISAPQASANTAVKSQATKTSTPQASTNTNAKSNALKTSTPQASTNTDAKSNASKTSTPQASTNTDAKSNASKTSTPQASTTTDGRSNTGGTSTPQGNRNTNAKSNTPTLKPANTNGALPVCIVSTLCQSSDKATKVPPSLPQEKIIVGMRVLARRRAMSWKWGKIMEIVKRDDGGLKYKINFEEKGKSLVSGHHIAFQSVPKVDQLYVGARVVVKCQDNELRFRPGIMAELPSRKNHARFLVFIDDHTPVYVGLPLLHLVCRPLEDAVDDIPDGSHKSFMRQYIKDWPYPHLTQCRPGQSLNAELNGVQQRCEVQVVDCSLIQVVFQGDQHKEWIHRGSMRLEHVARFLEIKRKEEDKND; encoded by the exons ATGGAGGAGGATGAGATGGAGATGACCAAAGAGGAGCTCCAGAATTGGATCAGGGAGAGGGTGAGGAAGATGGTGCTGATCCCCCCAGATGTGCTAGAGAAATGCAATCTGCTGCTGTCTTTGCtggaaaggagggaaaaacaaGCTGCCAAGCTCTTGAAGCTTTGCAA GTCTGTGACAGCATGTGAAGCAATTGTGAAGAAACAATACTCTTTGCTGGGGTGGGAGTACAGAGACACAGATtctgatgatgacgatgataaTATCAATGGCTGTG GAAGTATACCTTCATCCCCATGTGAGTCTGTTCACTCTGAGACTCAAGTGCCTAGCCCTCCAGCTACTAACGGCCCCACTCCTCTGCCCCCAAAGCGAGAGGAAAGTGCTGACCTAAATGGAGATAATGGCAAAAAAAGCTCCGTTAGTCTAAAGAGAGAATTAGTGGTGGTCTTGACCAGACTTCCTAAAAGTAAGATTGCTGATTTTCTACCAACACCTCAGAATCAGTACAGTGAACATGAATCCTTAAGTGATTCAGATTCTGATGTAGAATGGAAACCAGAAGACGACTCAGATGATTTGGATCATTGTTTCTTGAGGGCAAAtaagaggagaaagacagatcAAAATAAGGAAAAACCTGCTAAGAGCAACACAACCAAAACATCAGCACTTCAAAACAATGTAAATACTGACACTAAGAGCAATGAAACCATAATATCAGCTCCTCAAGCCAGTGCAAATACTGCTGTGAAGAGTCaggcaacaaaaacatcaacaccTCAAGCCAGCACAAATACCAATGCTAAGAGCAATGCATTGAAGACATCAACACCCCAAGCCAGCACAAATACCGATGCTAAGAGCAATGCATCAAAGACATCAACACCCCAAGCCAGCACAAATACCGATGCTAAGAGCAATGCATCGAAGACATCAACACCCCAAGCCAGCACAACTACTGACGGCAGAAGCAACACAGGGGGAACATCTACACCCCAAGGCAACAGAAATACCAACGCCAAGAGCAATACACCAACACTGAAGCCAGCAAACACCAAtg GAGCATTGCCTGTGTGCATAGTATCGACTCTTTGCCAATCATCTGACAAAGCCACCAAGGTCCCTCCTAGCCTGCCACAAGAAAAGATCATTGTGGGCATGAGGGTCCTGGCCAGGAGGAGGGCCATGAGCTGGAAATGGGGAAAAATCATGGAAATTGTAAAAAGGG atgatgGTGGATTGAAATACAAGATCAATTTTGAGGAGAAAGGGAAGAGCCTTGTCTCTGGACACCACATCGCTTTTCAGTCTGTGCCAAAGGTGGATCAACTGTATGTCGGTGCTCGTGTGGTGGTCAAGTGTCAAGATAACGAGCTCCGGTTCAGGCCTGGTATTATGGCAGAGCTCCCCAGCAGGAAGAACCACGCAAG GTTCTTGGTCTTTATTGACGATCACACGCCTGTTTACGTCGGCTTACCTTTACTTCACCTGGTGTGCAGACCAT TAGAAGATGCTGTAGACGACATTCCAGACGGCTCTCACAAGTCTTTCATGAGGCAATACATAAAGGACTGGCCGTACCCACATTTAACCCAGTGCAGGCCTGGACAGAGCCTTAATGCAGAATTAAACGGAGTCCAGCAGAGGTGTGAGGTGCAGGTGGTCGACTGCAGCTTGATACAGGTTGTTTTTCAG GGTGATCAACATAAGGAGTGGATCCACCGAGGCTCCATGCGGCTGGAACATGTGGCGAGGTTTTTGGAAATTAAGCGTAAGGAAGAggataaaaatgactga
- the LOC121912868 gene encoding histone-lysine N-methyltransferase SETDB1-A-like isoform X1, with protein sequence MNMEEDEMEMTKEELQNWIRERVRKMVLIPPDVLEKCNLLLSLLERREKQAAKLLKLCKSVTACEAIVKKQYSLLGWEYRDTDSDDDDDNINGCGSIPSSPCESVHSETQVPSPPATNGPTPLPPKREESADLNGDNGKKSSVSLKRELVVVLTRLPKSKIADFLPTPQNQYSEHESLSDSDSDVEWKPEDDSDDLDHCFLRANKRRKTDQNKEKPAKSNTTKTSALQNNVNTDTKSNETIISAPQASANTAVKSQATKTSTPQASTNTNAKSNALKTSTPQASTNTDAKSNASKTSTPQASTNTDAKSNASKTSTPQASTTTDGRSNTGGTSTPQGNRNTNAKSNTPTLKPANTNGALPVCIVSTLCQSSDKATKVPPSLPQEKIIVGMRVLARRRAMSWKWGKIMEIVKRDDGGLKYKINFEEKGKSLVSGHHIAFQSVPKVDQLYVGARVVVKCQDNELRFRPGIMAELPSRKNHARFLVFIDDHTPVYVGLPLLHLVCRPLEDAVDDIPDGSHKSFMRQYIKDWPYPHLTQCRPGQSLNAELNGVQQRCEVQVVDCSLIQVVFQGDQHKEWIHRGSMRLEHVARFLEIKRKEEDKND encoded by the exons A TGAATATGGAGGAGGATGAGATGGAGATGACCAAAGAGGAGCTCCAGAATTGGATCAGGGAGAGGGTGAGGAAGATGGTGCTGATCCCCCCAGATGTGCTAGAGAAATGCAATCTGCTGCTGTCTTTGCtggaaaggagggaaaaacaaGCTGCCAAGCTCTTGAAGCTTTGCAA GTCTGTGACAGCATGTGAAGCAATTGTGAAGAAACAATACTCTTTGCTGGGGTGGGAGTACAGAGACACAGATtctgatgatgacgatgataaTATCAATGGCTGTG GAAGTATACCTTCATCCCCATGTGAGTCTGTTCACTCTGAGACTCAAGTGCCTAGCCCTCCAGCTACTAACGGCCCCACTCCTCTGCCCCCAAAGCGAGAGGAAAGTGCTGACCTAAATGGAGATAATGGCAAAAAAAGCTCCGTTAGTCTAAAGAGAGAATTAGTGGTGGTCTTGACCAGACTTCCTAAAAGTAAGATTGCTGATTTTCTACCAACACCTCAGAATCAGTACAGTGAACATGAATCCTTAAGTGATTCAGATTCTGATGTAGAATGGAAACCAGAAGACGACTCAGATGATTTGGATCATTGTTTCTTGAGGGCAAAtaagaggagaaagacagatcAAAATAAGGAAAAACCTGCTAAGAGCAACACAACCAAAACATCAGCACTTCAAAACAATGTAAATACTGACACTAAGAGCAATGAAACCATAATATCAGCTCCTCAAGCCAGTGCAAATACTGCTGTGAAGAGTCaggcaacaaaaacatcaacaccTCAAGCCAGCACAAATACCAATGCTAAGAGCAATGCATTGAAGACATCAACACCCCAAGCCAGCACAAATACCGATGCTAAGAGCAATGCATCAAAGACATCAACACCCCAAGCCAGCACAAATACCGATGCTAAGAGCAATGCATCGAAGACATCAACACCCCAAGCCAGCACAACTACTGACGGCAGAAGCAACACAGGGGGAACATCTACACCCCAAGGCAACAGAAATACCAACGCCAAGAGCAATACACCAACACTGAAGCCAGCAAACACCAAtg GAGCATTGCCTGTGTGCATAGTATCGACTCTTTGCCAATCATCTGACAAAGCCACCAAGGTCCCTCCTAGCCTGCCACAAGAAAAGATCATTGTGGGCATGAGGGTCCTGGCCAGGAGGAGGGCCATGAGCTGGAAATGGGGAAAAATCATGGAAATTGTAAAAAGGG atgatgGTGGATTGAAATACAAGATCAATTTTGAGGAGAAAGGGAAGAGCCTTGTCTCTGGACACCACATCGCTTTTCAGTCTGTGCCAAAGGTGGATCAACTGTATGTCGGTGCTCGTGTGGTGGTCAAGTGTCAAGATAACGAGCTCCGGTTCAGGCCTGGTATTATGGCAGAGCTCCCCAGCAGGAAGAACCACGCAAG GTTCTTGGTCTTTATTGACGATCACACGCCTGTTTACGTCGGCTTACCTTTACTTCACCTGGTGTGCAGACCAT TAGAAGATGCTGTAGACGACATTCCAGACGGCTCTCACAAGTCTTTCATGAGGCAATACATAAAGGACTGGCCGTACCCACATTTAACCCAGTGCAGGCCTGGACAGAGCCTTAATGCAGAATTAAACGGAGTCCAGCAGAGGTGTGAGGTGCAGGTGGTCGACTGCAGCTTGATACAGGTTGTTTTTCAG GGTGATCAACATAAGGAGTGGATCCACCGAGGCTCCATGCGGCTGGAACATGTGGCGAGGTTTTTGGAAATTAAGCGTAAGGAAGAggataaaaatgactga